A single window of Candoia aspera isolate rCanAsp1 chromosome 3, rCanAsp1.hap2, whole genome shotgun sequence DNA harbors:
- the LOC134493641 gene encoding BPI fold-containing family B member 6-like produces MDLALKRPWAGLLFFFWVGMVLSETGEPYGPQLKIHRKAIERIIQKSMTEGNILDEMSSMATKNKGGAQAIKGMKAMKVKEITPPEICTKLIPHNQMQTSVITSITVAGKSNVGGKMEITLKAKMNIMIKMSKHPTKHIGMEKMGCEVQVLAWTTNLPSRMIPKVVNKFLNTTLGKVMPGMMCPAADKVITFMETKVEAMFEKKSFGKNGTLWYEVVEEPAVFPDYNFIHLKARAAGYIIHHTPTFSPVSTNLG; encoded by the exons ATGGATCTAGCACTCAAGAGGCCATGGGCTGGGTTGCTGTTCTTCTTCTGGGTTGGGATGGTCCTTTCTGAAACAGGAGAGCCCTATGGACCTCAACTGAAAATTCATCGCAAAGCAATAGAACGCA TAATCCAGAAGTCCATGACAGAGGGGAACATTTTGGATGAAATGTCATCTATGGCAACGAAGAATAAGGGTGGTGCCCAAGCGATCAAAGGCATGAAAGC GATGAAAGTTAAAGAAATCACACCCCCTGAAATTTGCACAAAGTTAATTCCACACAACCAAATGCAAACGTCAGTGATCACTAGCATCACAGTTGCTGGGAAAAG CAATGTAGGTGGAAAAATGGAGATCACTCTGAAAGCCAAAATGAACATCATGATTAAGATGTCAAAACACCCCACAAAGCATATTGGGATGGAGAAAATGGGATGTGAAGTGCAAGTGTTGGCCTGGACAACCAACCTTCCCAGCAG GATGATTCCGAAAGTAGTGAATAAGTTTTTGAATACTACGCTTGGGAAAGTCATGCCTGGCATG atgtgcccaGCAGCAGACAAGGTGATTACATTTATGGAGACAAAAGTAGAAGCTATGTTTG AAAAGAAATCTTTCGGTAAGAACGGAACTCTGTGGTATGAAGTGGTTGAAGAACCAGCAGTCTTCCCAGATTACAACTTCATTCATCTCAAGGCAAGAGCGGCTGGCTACATCATTCATCATACCCCCACATTTTCACCAGTCAGCACTAATTTGGGGTGA